The Branchiostoma lanceolatum isolate klBraLanc5 chromosome 10, klBraLanc5.hap2, whole genome shotgun sequence genome has a window encoding:
- the LOC136443648 gene encoding caspase-2-like has translation MEKRHREILRRNRIFLLDNIESLDRLLAELLAADIPIVNDSMVDSIQSNPTKERRISALLDLLPRRGPTAFSAFCAALRRTDQGFVADQLEGVTTGVEKKMETLTVSVPPEENLDQVDVIPLDDKEGPIPVLVKHCTPAFAQETRMKHKPYKMEAKPRGLALILSNTRFGQTSGLQDRKGGEVDLLNVQHLLLGLGFQTFPEEDKSAEDMCSILKNFAAKEEHKAADACIVVLMSHGAQGEIYGTDGKTVEYRDIFAVFDNKNCPDLQGKPKLFFIQACRGDAVDKGTDAPDAGKMQDLLGPKSRGTDQADAKSPLPTRSDMLFSYATQPGNVSFRNSKYGSWYIQTITKVFMEHAKDRELSSMLRMVNKFVSQKSAACPGTEHHGGKESCEFVDTLRNDLYFFPGI, from the exons ATGGAAAAACGGCACCGAGAGATACTCAGAAGGAACAGAATTTTCTTGTTGGACAACATTGAGTCTTTAGACCGACTGTTAGCGGAGTTACTTGCTGCCGATATCCCTATCGTCAACGACAGTATGGTGGACTCAATACAG AGTAACCCAACAAAAGAAAGGAGGATCAGCGCACTCCTGGACCTCCTGCCCAGACGAGGCCCGACGGCGTTCTCAGCCTTCTGCGCCGCCCTGCGCAGAACAGACCAGGGCTTCGTCGCGGACCAGCTCGAAGGTGTGACGACTGGCGTGGAGAAGAAAATGGAAACCCTGACTGTGAGTGTACCACCAG AGGAAAATCTTGATCAGGTAGATGTGATACCTCTGGACGACAAGGAGGGCCCCATTCCAGTCCTGGTGAAGCATTGCACGCCTGCATTTGCGCAGGAGACAAGGATGAAGCACAAG CCGTACAAGATGGAAGCCAAGCCTCGAGGCCTCGCTCTCATCCTCAGTAACACCAGATTCGGTCAGACAAGTGGACTTCAAGACCGGAAGGGAGGAGAGGTTGACCTTCTCAATGTACAACATCTACTCCTTGGACTTGGATTCCAAACGTTTCCAGAAGAAGATAAAAGTGCAGAG GATATGTGCTCGATTCTGAAGAACTTTGCCGCTAAAGAAGAACACAAGGCAGCCGACGCCTGTATCGTCGTGCTGATGTCACACGGTGCACAAGGTGAAATCTACGGCACCGATGGAAAGACAGTCGAGTACAGGGATATCTTCGCGGTATTCGATAACAAAAACTGTCCCGATCTACAAGGAAAACCAAAGTTATTCTTCATACAGGCCTGCAGAGGAG ACGCTGTTGACAAGGGCACTGATGCGCCAGATGCTGGAAAGATGCAAGACCTTCTGGGGCCGAAGTCACGGGGAACGGACCAAGCAGACGCAAAATCACCCTTACCTACTAGATCTGACATGCTGTTCAGCTATGCCACACAGCCGG GCAATGTTTCATTCAGGAACTCCAAATACGGAAGCTGGTATATCCAGACCATTACCAAAGTCTTCATGGAGCATGCGAAAGACAGGGAACTATCGTCAATGCTGAGAATG GTCAACAAGTTTGTCTCCCAAAAGAGCGCTGCGTGTCCGGGGACAGAACATCACGGTGGTAAGGAGAGCTGTGAGTTCGTGGACACACTGAGGAATGACCTCTACTTCTTTCCCGGGATCTAA